A window from Micromonospora profundi encodes these proteins:
- the arfB gene encoding alternative ribosome rescue aminoacyl-tRNA hydrolase ArfB, protein MDDGLRVTDRWVVPAGELRERFSRSSGPGGQGVNTADSRVELSYDLANSPSVPDWIRSRALARLANRLVDGVLTIAASEHRAQLANREAARARMVALLREAAAPPPPPRRATRPSRGAKERRLAEKKRQSQRKRDRRVDGE, encoded by the coding sequence GTGGACGACGGACTGCGGGTGACCGACCGGTGGGTCGTCCCCGCCGGAGAGCTGCGGGAGCGCTTCTCCCGTTCGTCCGGGCCGGGTGGGCAGGGTGTGAACACCGCCGACTCCCGGGTCGAGCTGAGCTACGACCTGGCCAACTCTCCATCGGTGCCCGACTGGATCCGGTCGCGGGCGCTGGCACGCCTGGCCAACCGCCTGGTGGACGGGGTGCTGACGATCGCGGCAAGCGAACACCGGGCGCAGCTCGCCAACCGGGAGGCGGCCCGCGCGCGGATGGTGGCGCTGCTGCGTGAGGCCGCGGCACCCCCGCCGCCACCTCGACGCGCGACACGGCCGTCGCGGGGCGCGAAGGAGCGCCGGCTGGCTGAGAAGAAGCGCCAGTCGCAGCGCAAGCGCGACCGTCGCGTCGACGGCGAGTAG
- a CDS encoding fumarylacetoacetate hydrolase family protein, producing the protein MRIARFAHAKGMSFGAVEGEPEAGPQGLTIAEIEGHPFGQLSFSGARWALSDVRLLSPILPSKVVCVGRNYADHAAELGNDVPKEPLLFLKPSTSVIGPRDAIRLPIFSKQVEHEAELAVVIGAPGARRADRAAAERAIFGYTCANDVTARDLQRSDGQWTRAKGFDSFCPIGPWITTGLDVSDLEIRCEVGRNPDEMEVRQLGRTKDMVFDVAGLVSYISHVMTLLPGDVVLTGTPAGVSPLVEGDTVTVRIEGIGELSNPVVPVA; encoded by the coding sequence GTGCGTATCGCTCGTTTCGCTCATGCCAAGGGAATGTCGTTCGGGGCCGTCGAGGGCGAACCGGAGGCCGGGCCGCAGGGCCTGACCATCGCCGAGATCGAAGGTCACCCGTTCGGCCAACTCTCCTTCAGCGGGGCCCGGTGGGCCCTCTCCGATGTCCGGCTGCTCTCGCCGATCCTGCCCAGCAAGGTGGTCTGCGTGGGCCGCAACTACGCCGACCACGCCGCCGAGCTGGGCAACGACGTACCCAAGGAGCCGTTGCTCTTCCTCAAGCCGTCCACCTCGGTGATCGGTCCCCGGGACGCCATCCGGCTGCCGATCTTCTCCAAGCAGGTCGAGCACGAGGCGGAGCTGGCGGTCGTGATCGGCGCGCCGGGTGCCCGTCGCGCCGACCGGGCCGCCGCCGAACGCGCCATCTTCGGCTACACCTGCGCCAACGACGTCACGGCCCGGGACCTCCAGCGCTCCGACGGGCAGTGGACGCGGGCCAAGGGCTTCGACTCCTTCTGCCCCATCGGGCCGTGGATCACCACCGGCCTGGACGTCTCCGACCTGGAGATCCGGTGTGAGGTGGGCCGCAATCCCGACGAGATGGAGGTACGCCAGCTCGGCCGGACGAAGGACATGGTCTTCGATGTGGCCGGCCTGGTGTCGTACATCTCGCACGTGATGACGCTGCTGCCCGGCGACGTGGTGCTCACCGGCACACCGGCGGGGGTTAGCCCTCTCGTCGAGGGGGATACGGTCACCGTGCGGATCGAGGGCATCGGTGAGCTCAGCAACCCGGTGGTCCCCGTCGCCTGA
- a CDS encoding VWA domain-containing protein: MNWESPLRLWLLLGVLALVVAYLVMQRGRSRYAVRFTNLRLLDRVAPERPAWRRHVPAGLFLAMLALLVVGFARPSAEVRVPRERATVMVAVDVSTSMLATDVEPDRLAAAKQAARRFVDGLPDEFNVGLVAFAGSAAVLVPPGTDREALEEGIGRLAEGVTGVQGTAIGEAINTSLGAVKGLDSEAAKEPPPARIILLSDGANTSGMDPMEAAAEAVTAKVPVHAISFGTPSGFVDRGGRPVQVPVDGQTLRAVADETGGMFHEASTSDELRAVYDDIGSSVGYRTERQDVSARFIGLGLIFAMGAAAGSMRWFSRLP, translated from the coding sequence GTGAACTGGGAGTCGCCGCTGCGCCTCTGGCTGCTGCTCGGCGTGCTCGCCCTTGTCGTCGCGTACCTGGTGATGCAGCGTGGTCGCAGCCGGTACGCGGTCCGCTTCACCAACCTGCGGTTGCTCGACAGGGTCGCGCCGGAGCGTCCGGCCTGGCGCCGGCACGTTCCGGCCGGACTGTTCCTGGCCATGCTGGCGCTGCTCGTGGTCGGGTTCGCCCGGCCCAGCGCCGAGGTCCGGGTGCCTCGGGAGCGCGCCACAGTGATGGTGGCGGTGGACGTGTCCACCTCGATGCTCGCCACCGACGTGGAGCCGGACCGGCTGGCGGCGGCAAAGCAGGCGGCCCGGCGGTTCGTCGACGGCTTGCCCGACGAGTTCAACGTGGGGCTGGTCGCCTTCGCCGGCAGCGCCGCCGTGCTGGTGCCGCCGGGCACCGACCGGGAGGCCCTGGAGGAGGGGATCGGCCGGCTCGCCGAGGGGGTGACCGGGGTGCAGGGCACCGCTATCGGCGAGGCCATAAACACCTCGCTGGGTGCGGTCAAGGGCCTGGACAGCGAGGCCGCGAAGGAGCCACCGCCGGCCCGGATCATCCTGCTCTCCGACGGGGCGAACACCTCGGGCATGGACCCGATGGAGGCGGCGGCGGAGGCGGTGACGGCGAAGGTGCCGGTGCACGCGATCTCCTTCGGCACCCCGTCCGGGTTCGTGGACCGGGGCGGGCGGCCCGTCCAGGTGCCGGTCGACGGGCAGACGCTGCGAGCGGTCGCCGACGAGACCGGCGGGATGTTCCACGAGGCCAGCACCAGCGACGAGTTGCGGGCCGTCTACGACGACATCGGCAGCTCGGTCGGCTACCGCACCGAACGTCAGGACGTCTCGGCCCGGTTCATCGGCCTCGGACTCATCTTCGCGATGGGCGCGGCTGCCGGCTCGATGCGCTGGTTCTCCCGACTGCCCTGA
- a CDS encoding AAA family ATPase, translating to MTDISDTLASMPSPVEPEPTGVELEQTLFEVKRVIVGQDRLVERLLTALIANGHCLLEGVPGVAKTLAAQTLATVVGGTFSRIQFTPDLVPSDIVGTRIYRASKETFDIELGPIMANLVLADEINRAPAKVQSALLEAMAERQVSIGGRSWPVPSPFLVLATQNPIESEGVYQLPEAQRDRFLMKVVVDYPSDADELAILYRMSTERPSPRQVLDAQRLQDLQARAERVFVHHALAEYVVRLILATRDPGRFGLPEIAPLLAYGASPRATLGLVAAARAQAFLRGREYVLPEDVRELAVDVLAHRLVLSFDAVADGVSAESLVRRLVEAVPPPRVANSRPHQTPDLAAA from the coding sequence GTGACGGACATCTCGGACACCCTGGCCAGCATGCCCAGCCCGGTCGAACCCGAGCCGACCGGCGTCGAGCTGGAACAGACCCTCTTCGAGGTCAAACGCGTGATCGTCGGGCAGGATCGGCTCGTCGAACGACTGCTCACCGCTTTGATCGCCAACGGGCACTGCCTCCTGGAGGGGGTCCCCGGCGTGGCAAAGACACTTGCCGCGCAGACCCTCGCCACAGTGGTCGGCGGCACCTTCTCCCGGATCCAGTTCACGCCGGACCTGGTCCCCTCCGACATCGTCGGCACCCGGATCTATCGGGCCTCCAAGGAGACGTTCGACATCGAACTGGGCCCGATCATGGCCAACCTGGTGCTGGCCGACGAGATCAACCGCGCCCCCGCCAAGGTCCAGTCGGCGCTGTTGGAGGCCATGGCGGAGCGGCAGGTCTCCATCGGCGGACGCAGTTGGCCGGTGCCGTCGCCGTTCCTGGTGCTGGCCACCCAGAACCCCATCGAGTCGGAGGGGGTCTACCAACTCCCCGAGGCGCAGCGCGACCGGTTCCTGATGAAGGTGGTCGTCGACTATCCCAGCGACGCCGACGAGCTGGCAATCCTCTACCGGATGAGCACTGAGCGGCCCAGCCCACGGCAGGTGCTCGACGCGCAACGGTTGCAGGATCTCCAGGCCCGCGCCGAACGGGTCTTCGTGCACCACGCGCTGGCCGAGTACGTGGTCCGACTCATCCTCGCCACCCGCGACCCGGGCCGGTTCGGGCTGCCGGAGATCGCGCCCCTGCTGGCGTACGGCGCCAGCCCGCGCGCCACCCTCGGCCTGGTCGCGGCAGCCCGGGCGCAGGCGTTCCTGCGCGGACGGGAGTACGTGCTGCCCGAGGACGTCCGGGAGTTGGCGGTGGACGTCCTCGCCCACCGGCTCGTGCTCTCCTTCGACGCGGTCGCCGACGGGGTGTCGGCCGAGAGCCTGGTGCGACGGCTGGTGGAGGCGGTGCCGCCACCCCGGGTGGCGAACTCCCGTCCACACCAGACGCCGGACCTGGCGGCGGCATGA
- a CDS encoding IclR family transcriptional regulator, which yields MSGVGVLDKAVVILAACVDGASLAELVERTKLPRATAHRLAQALEIHRMLVRDTQGRWRPGPRLGELANAAPDVLLTAAEPLLAALRDATGESAQLYLRRADERICVAAAERASGLRDTVPVGSVLPMTAGSSAQILLAWEPPEAVMPLLPRSKFTGRTLAEVRRRGWAQSVAEREAGVASVSAPIRDRTGRVIASISISGPIERLGRRPGERHAMAVVRAGQRLSGL from the coding sequence ATGAGCGGTGTTGGCGTTCTCGACAAGGCGGTGGTCATCCTGGCCGCCTGTGTCGACGGCGCCAGCCTGGCCGAACTCGTTGAACGCACGAAGCTGCCCCGTGCCACCGCGCACCGGCTGGCACAGGCACTGGAGATCCATCGGATGCTCGTCCGGGACACCCAGGGCCGCTGGCGGCCCGGCCCCCGGTTGGGCGAGCTTGCCAATGCGGCACCGGACGTCCTGCTGACCGCCGCCGAGCCGCTGCTGGCCGCGCTGCGCGACGCCACAGGGGAGAGCGCTCAGCTCTACCTGCGCCGCGCGGACGAGCGGATCTGCGTAGCGGCCGCAGAGCGTGCCAGCGGCCTGCGGGACACGGTTCCGGTCGGCTCGGTGCTGCCCATGACCGCCGGTTCGTCCGCCCAGATCCTGCTCGCCTGGGAGCCGCCGGAGGCGGTCATGCCGCTGCTGCCGCGCAGCAAGTTCACGGGCCGCACCCTTGCCGAGGTACGCCGCCGCGGCTGGGCGCAGAGCGTCGCCGAACGCGAGGCGGGTGTGGCGAGTGTCTCCGCCCCGATCCGGGACCGCACCGGCCGTGTGATCGCCTCAATCAGCATCTCGGGCCCCATCGAACGCCTCGGTCGCCGCCCCGGCGAACGCCACGCCATGGCGGTCGTACGGGCCGGCCAGCGCCTCTCCGGCCTCTGA
- a CDS encoding HU family DNA-binding protein yields MNKAELIEALAVRLGDRKTATAALDAVLTEVQAAVTKGEKVAITGFGAFEKRVRGARTARNPRTGEAVKVKKTSVPTFRPGAGFKEMVASGKVPKATVAAKKTASTTAKTTGTKATGTKATSAKATSAKATSAKATGTKATAAKAASKKTAPAKAAKTTTATKTVASKKTAPAKASKTTTATKTAASKKAAPTKKSAAAAKSTTAKKTTAAASKSTAAKKAPAKKAPAKKAASKR; encoded by the coding sequence GTGAACAAAGCCGAGCTCATCGAGGCGCTCGCCGTTCGCCTGGGGGACCGGAAGACGGCGACGGCCGCGCTCGACGCGGTCCTCACTGAGGTCCAGGCGGCGGTCACCAAGGGCGAGAAGGTGGCGATCACCGGATTCGGAGCGTTCGAAAAGCGTGTGCGTGGCGCACGAACAGCGCGTAACCCGCGCACCGGCGAGGCGGTGAAGGTCAAGAAGACGTCCGTCCCGACCTTCCGCCCCGGGGCCGGGTTCAAGGAGATGGTGGCCAGCGGCAAGGTGCCGAAGGCCACGGTGGCGGCGAAGAAGACCGCCAGCACGACGGCCAAGACCACCGGGACCAAGGCCACCGGCACGAAGGCGACGAGCGCCAAGGCCACCAGCGCCAAGGCCACCAGCGCCAAGGCGACGGGCACCAAGGCCACCGCCGCCAAGGCGGCCAGCAAGAAGACCGCCCCGGCCAAGGCGGCCAAGACCACCACGGCGACCAAGACGGTCGCCAGCAAGAAGACCGCCCCGGCCAAGGCGAGCAAGACCACCACGGCGACCAAGACGGCCGCCAGCAAGAAGGCCGCACCGACGAAGAAGAGCGCCGCGGCGGCCAAGTCCACCACGGCGAAGAAGACCACGGCGGCGGCGAGCAAGAGCACGGCGGCCAAGAAGGCGCCCGCGAAGAAAGCTCCCGCCAAGAAGGCGGCCAGCAAGCGCTGA
- a CDS encoding DUF58 domain-containing protein encodes MPPEPGLAELSPDQRLRRLELTVTRRLNGLLHGQYRGLLPGPGSEPAGSREYRPGEDEVRRMDWAVTARTAVPHVRQVDADRELTTWMLVDGTASMEFGTAELDKRELAVAAVAAVGFLTAGVGNRLGAQVLRADGVRRFPARSGRTHLLGLLRALLAAPRTPGHGDPPRPSVGSPGTTLGSPELADGLDALHRVANQRGLVVVVSDFLDGLPDDPGHPPPWEATLRRLSVRHQVLAIEVTDPRELELPDVGLITLVDPETGRRREVCTSDRRLRERYAEAAAAQREQVRQALRRGAATHLALRTDRDWGADIVRHVHAQRRMAAAPAGVARGGAA; translated from the coding sequence GTGCCGCCGGAACCCGGGCTGGCCGAGCTGAGCCCAGATCAACGACTGCGTCGTCTGGAGTTGACAGTCACCCGGCGGCTCAACGGCCTGCTGCACGGCCAGTACCGTGGCCTGCTCCCCGGGCCGGGCAGCGAACCCGCCGGCAGCCGTGAGTACCGGCCGGGGGAGGACGAGGTCCGCCGGATGGACTGGGCGGTGACAGCCCGTACCGCCGTTCCGCACGTCCGGCAGGTCGACGCCGACCGGGAGCTGACCACCTGGATGCTCGTCGACGGCACTGCGAGCATGGAGTTCGGCACGGCCGAACTGGACAAGCGGGAGCTGGCCGTCGCCGCGGTCGCCGCCGTCGGTTTCCTGACCGCGGGCGTCGGCAACCGACTCGGTGCCCAGGTGCTGCGCGCCGACGGGGTACGCCGCTTTCCCGCCCGCAGCGGCCGTACCCACCTGCTCGGTCTGCTCCGCGCCCTGCTGGCCGCCCCGCGTACGCCGGGCCACGGCGACCCGCCCCGGCCGTCGGTCGGATCGCCGGGTACGACTCTCGGATCGCCGGAGCTGGCGGACGGGCTCGACGCGCTGCACCGGGTCGCCAACCAGCGCGGTCTGGTGGTGGTGGTCTCGGACTTCCTCGACGGACTGCCCGACGACCCCGGCCACCCGCCGCCCTGGGAGGCGACACTGCGCCGGCTGTCCGTACGCCATCAGGTGCTGGCGATCGAGGTGACCGACCCGCGTGAGTTGGAGTTGCCCGACGTCGGCCTCATCACGCTCGTCGACCCGGAGACCGGCCGCCGCCGTGAGGTGTGCACATCGGACCGCCGGCTGCGTGAGCGCTATGCCGAAGCCGCCGCCGCCCAGCGTGAGCAGGTCCGTCAGGCCCTGCGCCGGGGCGCGGCAACGCATCTGGCGTTGCGTACCGACCGGGACTGGGGTGCGGACATCGTCCGGCACGTGCACGCCCAGCGGCGGATGGCCGCCGCGCCGGCCGGGGTGGCCCGGGGAGGTGCCGCGTGA
- a CDS encoding TetR family transcriptional regulator encodes MSDATALTADRILDTAEEALRRYGPAKATVLDVARALGVSHGSVYRHFASKAALREAVAERWLARVSTPLVEVATGTDPAPQRLRRWLAELSGTKRRMAREDPELFDNFHQLATLSEGAVANHLEILAGQLSLIVADGIAAGDFDVPDPAVAGRALLQATARFHHPSHRTEWTEPGLDADMAAVIGLLLDGLRTRPAN; translated from the coding sequence ATGAGCGACGCCACCGCCCTGACGGCCGACCGCATCCTCGACACCGCCGAGGAGGCGTTGCGCCGGTACGGGCCCGCCAAGGCCACAGTGCTTGACGTCGCCCGCGCGCTGGGCGTCAGCCACGGCAGCGTCTACCGGCACTTCGCCAGCAAGGCCGCGCTCCGCGAGGCGGTCGCCGAACGCTGGCTGGCCCGGGTCTCGACCCCGCTCGTCGAGGTCGCCACCGGCACCGACCCCGCCCCGCAGCGGCTGCGTCGGTGGCTTGCCGAGCTGAGCGGCACCAAGCGTCGGATGGCCCGGGAGGATCCGGAGCTGTTCGACAACTTCCACCAGCTCGCCACCCTCTCCGAGGGCGCCGTCGCCAATCACCTGGAGATCCTCGCCGGTCAGCTCAGCCTCATCGTGGCCGACGGGATCGCTGCCGGCGACTTCGATGTGCCGGACCCGGCGGTGGCCGGCCGGGCGCTGTTGCAGGCCACGGCCCGGTTCCACCACCCGTCCCACCGGACCGAGTGGACCGAGCCCGGCCTCGACGCGGACATGGCAGCGGTGATCGGGCTGCTTCTCGACGGACTGCGAACCCGTCCGGCGAACTGA
- the leuD gene encoding 3-isopropylmalate dehydratase small subunit, whose amino-acid sequence MDKFTTHTGTAVPLRRSNVDTDQIIPAVYLKRVTRTGFADGLFNAWREDPAFVLNDESYSGASILIAGPEFGTGSSREHAVWALRDWGFRAVVSPRFGDIFRGNALKEGLLPVELELKAVEELWDLVEADPTTPVTVDLTARELRAGDATWSFPLDDFSRWRLLEGLDDIGLTLRHVADIDSYEAGRLPFLPSVA is encoded by the coding sequence ATGGACAAGTTCACCACCCACACCGGCACGGCCGTGCCCCTGCGGCGATCCAACGTGGACACCGACCAGATCATCCCGGCCGTGTACCTCAAGAGGGTGACCCGTACCGGCTTCGCCGACGGGCTCTTCAACGCCTGGCGGGAAGATCCCGCATTCGTTCTCAACGATGAATCCTATTCTGGTGCGTCGATCCTCATCGCCGGCCCGGAGTTCGGCACCGGCTCCTCCCGGGAGCACGCCGTCTGGGCGCTGCGGGACTGGGGCTTCCGCGCTGTGGTGTCGCCGCGCTTCGGCGACATCTTCCGCGGCAACGCACTCAAGGAGGGTCTGCTGCCGGTCGAGTTGGAATTGAAAGCCGTCGAGGAGTTGTGGGATCTCGTCGAGGCCGATCCAACCACTCCGGTGACTGTCGACCTGACCGCCCGAGAGCTCCGGGCGGGCGACGCCACATGGTCGTTCCCGCTTGACGACTTCAGCCGGTGGCGGCTGCTGGAGGGTCTGGACGACATTGGACTCACCCTCCGACACGTCGCCGACATCGACTCGTACGAGGCGGGTCGACTGCCGTTCCTGCCCTCGGTGGCATAG
- a CDS encoding S1C family serine protease has protein sequence MAVQTGLGEPRGPWFISPELDPDGRGWWDAPGSGRDPGGWRPGRLVAALAVVAVSAVSGALAGGVVASQSGTPGPAAASAAPVPAELVTAAERTVPGVVSVLAGGANGASATGSGFAIDDQQHLVTNDHILAKGGGGPVTVELPDGRRYEAEVVGREPRSDLAVLKVPPSAGLSPLPLAKPGATRVGEPVLAVGSPLGLSGTVTAGIVSALDRQVRLGNNRHSAVQTDASINPGNSGGPLVNARGEVVGVNTAIATIDGNGSIGIGFAIPIEQVQQSADTIIGKGG, from the coding sequence ATGGCTGTGCAGACCGGACTGGGCGAACCGCGCGGTCCCTGGTTCATCTCGCCCGAACTCGACCCGGACGGGCGTGGGTGGTGGGACGCGCCCGGCTCGGGCCGGGATCCAGGCGGGTGGCGTCCCGGCCGGCTGGTCGCCGCGTTGGCTGTCGTGGCGGTCTCCGCAGTCTCGGGCGCTCTGGCCGGCGGTGTGGTGGCCAGCCAGAGCGGTACGCCCGGTCCCGCCGCCGCGTCCGCCGCCCCGGTGCCTGCGGAACTGGTCACCGCCGCCGAGCGGACGGTGCCCGGGGTGGTGTCGGTGCTCGCCGGTGGTGCAAACGGCGCGTCCGCGACCGGTTCCGGGTTCGCCATCGACGACCAGCAGCACCTCGTCACCAACGACCACATCCTGGCCAAGGGCGGCGGCGGCCCGGTGACAGTCGAGTTGCCCGACGGCCGCCGCTACGAAGCCGAGGTGGTCGGCCGGGAGCCGCGCAGCGACCTGGCGGTGCTGAAGGTGCCGCCGTCGGCCGGGCTCTCCCCGTTGCCGCTTGCCAAGCCGGGCGCCACCCGGGTCGGTGAGCCCGTGCTGGCGGTGGGCTCACCGTTGGGCCTGTCCGGGACGGTCACCGCAGGCATCGTCAGTGCGCTTGACCGCCAGGTACGGCTGGGCAACAACCGGCACAGCGCGGTGCAGACCGACGCGTCGATCAATCCCGGCAACTCGGGCGGGCCGCTCGTCAACGCCCGTGGCGAGGTGGTCGGGGTGAACACCGCGATCGCCACCATCGACGGCAACGGGTCGATCGGCATCGGCTTCGCCATCCCGATCGAGCAGGTGCAGCAGAGCGCCGACACGATCATCGGGAAGGGCGGCTGA
- a CDS encoding aldo/keto reductase — protein sequence MDTRTLGTTGPTVSALGLGLMGMSDLYGDADEVESIATIHAALDAGVTLLDTGDFYGMGHNEMLLREALRGRNRDDAVISVKFGALRDVDGGWNGADVRPVAIKNFLAYSLRRLGTDHIDIYRPARLPGDVPVEDVVGTLAELVKAGHIRHIGLSEVSAETLRRAHAIHPIADLQIEYSLISRNPEADILPTARELGVGITAYGVLSRGLISGHWTARRDTVSTDFRSHLPRFSGANLDRNLALVDALRAIAEARGVTVAQIAIAWVLARGEDIVPLVGARRRDRLTEALGATAVTLTGEDLAAIEAAVPADAAAGSRYGEAQMALLDSERA from the coding sequence ATGGACACCCGCACGCTCGGCACCACCGGCCCGACCGTCTCCGCTCTCGGCCTCGGCCTGATGGGCATGTCCGACCTCTACGGCGACGCCGACGAGGTCGAGAGCATCGCCACCATCCACGCCGCCCTGGACGCCGGCGTCACCCTGCTGGACACCGGCGACTTCTACGGGATGGGCCACAACGAGATGCTGCTGCGCGAGGCGTTGCGCGGCCGAAACCGCGACGACGCGGTGATCAGCGTCAAGTTCGGCGCCCTGCGCGACGTCGACGGCGGCTGGAACGGCGCCGACGTTCGACCCGTCGCGATCAAGAACTTCCTGGCGTACTCGCTGCGGCGCCTCGGCACCGACCACATCGACATCTACCGTCCGGCCCGGCTGCCGGGAGACGTGCCGGTGGAGGACGTGGTCGGCACCCTCGCCGAGCTCGTCAAGGCCGGTCACATCCGGCACATCGGCCTGTCCGAGGTGAGCGCGGAGACGCTGCGACGGGCGCACGCCATCCACCCGATCGCCGACCTCCAGATCGAATACTCGCTGATCTCCCGTAACCCGGAGGCCGACATCCTGCCGACGGCCCGCGAGCTGGGCGTGGGGATCACCGCGTACGGGGTGCTGTCCCGTGGCCTCATCAGCGGCCACTGGACGGCTCGCAGGGACACCGTCTCCACCGACTTCCGCAGCCACCTGCCCCGGTTCTCCGGCGCGAACCTGGACCGCAACCTGGCACTGGTCGACGCCCTGCGGGCCATCGCCGAGGCCCGGGGCGTCACCGTGGCGCAGATCGCCATCGCCTGGGTGCTCGCCCGGGGCGAGGACATCGTGCCCCTGGTCGGCGCCCGCCGCCGGGACCGGCTCACCGAGGCACTGGGCGCGACGGCGGTCACCCTCACCGGCGAGGACCTGGCCGCCATCGAGGCCGCCGTCCCGGCCGACGCCGCAGCCGGCAGCCGCTACGGCGAGGCGCAGATGGCGTTGCTGGACAGCGAGCGGGCATGA
- the leuC gene encoding 3-isopropylmalate dehydratase large subunit — translation MVGVTPEPRTLAEKVWDAHVVRSAVGEPDLLFIDLHLLHEVTSPQAFDGLRLAGRRVRRTDLTLATEDHNTPTGYADPAFRSRRGDLLTIADPTSRTQIETLRRNCAEFGVKLHPLGDENQGIVHVIGPQLGLTQPGMTIVCGDSHTATHGAFGALAFGIGTSEVEHVLATQTLPQSRPKTMAVNVTGQLAPGVTAKDLVLALITQVGTGGGRGHIVEYRGEAIRSLSMEGRMTIANMSIEWGAKAGMIAPDETTFAYLKGRPNAPQGADWDAALAWWRTLPTDEGARFDAEVTLDASQITPFVTWGTNPGQGAPLSAPVPDPEEFTTDSERVAARRALEYMDLRPGTPLRELPIDVVFVGSCTNGRLEDLRAAADVLRGHKVADGVRMLVVPGSAAVREAAEAEGLDKVFSDAGAEWRFAGCSMCLGMNPDTLKPGERSASTSNRNFEGRQGRGGRTHLVSPPVAAATAVVGRLAAPADL, via the coding sequence ATGGTGGGAGTCACTCCTGAGCCGAGGACCCTGGCCGAGAAGGTTTGGGACGCGCACGTCGTTCGGTCCGCCGTTGGTGAGCCGGACCTGCTCTTCATCGACCTGCACCTGCTGCATGAGGTGACAAGCCCGCAGGCGTTCGACGGGCTGCGGCTCGCCGGCCGCCGGGTGCGCCGAACCGACCTGACGCTCGCGACAGAGGACCACAACACCCCGACCGGGTACGCCGATCCGGCGTTCCGGTCCCGCCGCGGTGACCTGCTCACCATCGCGGATCCGACGTCACGGACGCAGATCGAGACGCTGCGCCGCAACTGCGCCGAGTTCGGCGTGAAGCTGCACCCGCTCGGTGACGAGAACCAGGGCATCGTGCACGTCATCGGCCCGCAGCTCGGGCTCACCCAGCCGGGCATGACGATCGTCTGTGGCGACTCCCACACCGCCACCCACGGCGCGTTCGGCGCGCTCGCCTTCGGCATCGGCACCAGTGAGGTGGAGCACGTCCTCGCCACCCAGACGCTGCCGCAGAGCCGCCCGAAGACCATGGCCGTGAACGTCACCGGCCAGCTCGCCCCCGGCGTCACCGCCAAGGACCTGGTGCTGGCACTGATCACCCAGGTCGGCACCGGCGGTGGGCGTGGTCACATCGTGGAGTACCGCGGTGAGGCGATCCGGTCCCTCTCCATGGAGGGGCGGATGACCATCGCCAACATGTCCATCGAGTGGGGCGCCAAGGCCGGCATGATCGCGCCGGACGAGACGACCTTCGCGTACCTCAAGGGTCGCCCGAACGCGCCGCAGGGCGCGGACTGGGACGCGGCGCTCGCCTGGTGGCGGACACTGCCCACCGACGAGGGCGCGCGCTTCGACGCCGAGGTGACCCTCGACGCCAGCCAGATCACGCCGTTCGTCACCTGGGGCACCAACCCCGGGCAGGGTGCGCCGCTGAGCGCGCCCGTGCCGGACCCGGAGGAGTTCACCACCGATTCGGAGCGGGTCGCCGCCCGTCGCGCGCTTGAGTACATGGACCTGCGCCCCGGCACCCCGCTGCGGGAACTCCCCATCGACGTGGTCTTCGTGGGCTCCTGCACCAACGGCCGCCTGGAGGACCTGCGGGCCGCCGCCGACGTGCTGCGGGGCCACAAGGTCGCCGACGGTGTCCGGATGCTCGTGGTGCCCGGCTCCGCCGCCGTGCGGGAGGCCGCCGAGGCCGAAGGCCTGGACAAGGTCTTCTCCGACGCCGGTGCCGAATGGCGGTTCGCCGGCTGCTCCATGTGCCTGGGCATGAACCCCGACACGCTGAAGCCGGGTGAGCGCTCCGCGTCCACCTCCAACCGCAACTTCGAGGGTCGTCAGGGCCGGGGCGGACGCACCCACCTGGTCTCCCCGCCGGTCGCCGCCGCCACCGCCGTGGTCGGCAGGCTCGCCGCCCCCGCCGATCTGTAG